One genomic segment of Lampris incognitus isolate fLamInc1 chromosome 2, fLamInc1.hap2, whole genome shotgun sequence includes these proteins:
- the gpr157 gene encoding G-protein coupled receptor 157 — MASGNQTTVYVSEQVVVLLSCALSLAGSSLIIVTHVAWSDLRTTPRKLLLYLSVADLLSAVSYSYGALRAFGADSADCVAQGGLSTFANTSSFFWTVAVAAYLYVCIVRSDHALADSLVPFFHIVSWGIPFAITVTALCLDKIGYDASEVSVGWCWVRIQAPDHILWMLLTGKIWEILAYFILPVLYILIKRHIHRAHAALSEYRPILASRSSSQSFSTMADRKLTLIPIIFITLRIWSTVRFLLLLAGSPARQNPVLVTLHGIGNTFQGAANCIMFVLFTEPIRARLSSVFCCCCCSKPQAGATHSSDPSHKPLLGWGNPAQGEAGQIDDS; from the exons ATGGCGAGTGGAAACCAGACGACTGTGTACGTCTCGGAGCAGGTGGTGGTCTTGTTGTCGTGTGCCCTGTCGTTGGCGGGGTCTTCCCTGATCATCGTGACCCACGTCGCCTGGTCAGATCTGAGGACAACTCCGCGCAAACTGCTGCTGTACCTGTCGGTAGCCGACCTGTTGTCCGCGGTCTCTTACTCGTACGGCGCGCTGAGGGCGTTTGGAGCGGACTCGGCGGACTGCGTGGCCCAGGGAGGGCTGTCCACCTTCGCCAACACCAGCTCCTTCTTCTGGACGGTGGCCGTCGCCGCGTACCTTTACGTCTGCATCGTGAGGTCGGACCACGCACTCGCCGACAGCTTGGTGCCGTTTTTCCACATCGTCAG CTGGGGTATTCCTTTTGCCATTACTGTGACAGCCCTGTGCCTGGACAAGATTGGCTATGATGCCTCAGAGGTGTCAGTAGGCTGGTGCTGGGTCAGGATCCAGGCTCCTGACCACATTCTGTGGATGCTGCTGACGGGCAAAATTTGGGAAATCCTGGCATATTTCATCCTCCCTGTCCTCTACATCCTGATCAAGAGGCACATCCACAGGGCG caTGCTGCCCTGTCTGAGTATCGACCCATCTTGGCAAGCAGGTCTTCATCTCAGTCTTTCTCCACCATGGCTGACAGGAAGCTTACCCTCATCCCCATCATCTTCATCACCTTGCGCATTTGGAGCACAGTCCGCTTCCTGCTGCTGCTAGCTGGCTCCCCAGCTAGGCAGAACCCAGTGCTAGTCACTTTGCAT GGTATTGGCAACACGTTCCAGGGAGCAGCCAACTGCATCATGTTTGTCCTGTTCACCGAGCCCATTCGAGCTCGCCTCTCCTCTGtattctgctgctgctgttgttccaAGCCCCAAGCTGGAGCCACCCATTCAAGCGACCCCTCCCACAAGCCACTGCTTGGTTGGGGTAATCCTGCCCAGGGAGAGGCTGGGCAGATTGATGATTCTTAA